A region from the Azospirillaceae bacterium genome encodes:
- a CDS encoding site-specific integrase, translating into MATITPRENREGQLIGYQAKVRRVGHKPVSKTFEKKKDAERWAKSIETDMDRRVFVDHSQADSTTLGALLCRYREEVTPTKRGAVQEAGHLLVIEDDEICLRRLSGLASQDIASYRDRMLAVDYAPATVVRRLNLIATVIAHGRREWGMHLPTNPAEAKLTARPKGADRKRERRLQPARVEVLRQLDPNSGVEIEQPHHTPAEEERLMAALAASKHGPWLVPLAKLALETAARQGELCALDWSDVDLTKRVMTVRGLSGDGSKNGEIRKVPLSSVAVDAFRSFPTYGRKKGRVVEEEQGLLKVTFGRVVDRTGIVDLTFHDLRHEATSRLAKTYTNPLELMRITGHKTLSMLARYYHADAEELAQRLA; encoded by the coding sequence ATGGCTACCATCACCCCCCGAGAGAATCGCGAAGGCCAGCTCATTGGCTATCAGGCCAAGGTTCGTCGCGTGGGCCATAAACCGGTTTCCAAGACCTTCGAGAAAAAGAAGGATGCCGAGCGCTGGGCCAAATCCATCGAGACGGACATGGATCGCCGGGTCTTCGTGGATCATAGCCAAGCCGACAGCACCACCCTGGGGGCCCTGCTCTGCCGTTACCGCGAGGAGGTTACGCCGACCAAGCGGGGCGCGGTGCAGGAAGCCGGCCACCTGCTTGTCATCGAGGACGACGAGATCTGTCTGCGCCGGCTGAGCGGCCTTGCCTCCCAGGACATCGCCAGCTATCGGGACAGGATGCTGGCCGTCGACTACGCGCCCGCCACGGTCGTGCGACGCCTCAACCTGATTGCCACCGTGATTGCCCATGGCCGACGGGAATGGGGCATGCACCTGCCCACAAACCCGGCGGAAGCCAAATTGACGGCCCGCCCAAAGGGCGCGGACCGGAAGCGGGAGCGCCGCCTGCAACCCGCCAGGGTGGAAGTGCTGCGCCAGCTGGATCCGAACAGCGGCGTGGAGATTGAGCAACCCCACCACACTCCGGCAGAGGAGGAACGCCTGATGGCGGCGCTGGCTGCTAGCAAACACGGCCCCTGGCTGGTCCCCTTGGCCAAGCTGGCATTGGAAACGGCTGCGCGGCAGGGAGAGCTTTGCGCGCTGGATTGGAGCGACGTTGACCTGACGAAGCGGGTTATGACCGTCCGCGGGTTGTCGGGCGACGGATCGAAGAACGGTGAAATCCGGAAAGTCCCCTTATCGAGCGTGGCGGTAGACGCCTTCCGGTCTTTCCCCACCTATGGAAGGAAGAAGGGGCGGGTGGTGGAAGAGGAGCAGGGACTGCTCAAGGTGACTTTCGGGCGCGTCGTCGACCGCACCGGGATCGTGGACCTGACGTTTCACGACCTGCGGCACGAGGCTACCAGCCGGCTGGCCAAGACCTACACCAATCCCCTGGAGTTGATGCGGATCACCGGGCACAAGACGCTTTCCATGTTGGCCCGCTACTACCACGCGGATGCGGAGGAATTGGCCCAGCGGCTGGCGTAG
- a CDS encoding IS5 family transposase, protein MSRPRDTRQKDLLRPALDQIIDLKHPLVALAGKIDWGFLEQRLGVVYSDGPGQPPLPIRLVAGLLILKHMHSLSDEVLVAHWVENPYFQFFCGEEVFCHDLPFEPSSMSRWRQRLGPEHLAALIQESLRVAQDTGALSIRDLERVVVDTTVQPKAIAHPTDARLTHKAIEKLVGFAKDNGIVLRQSYLRLAKRAAIMVGRYTHAHQFKRANRQLKFLRTRLGRLIRDINRKIAAKGDEAADLMARYSPLRDLAVKVSMQTQRQRGQKVYSLHAPEVECIGKGKASKPYEFGCKVSVAVPVTRPKGGLFVLHAQALHGNPFDGHTLATAVADITANTGREPDRVHVDKGYRGHNLPNKFKVWITGQVRRTTAAIKREMKRRAAVEPIIGHLKAEHRMGRNYLKGRNGDRINAVLAAAGFNFHLLVRWLKALWRVCLWTLQSGNKMALTGSN, encoded by the coding sequence ATGTCGCGACCACGGGATACCCGTCAGAAAGACCTTCTGCGTCCAGCCCTGGACCAGATCATCGACCTGAAGCACCCGCTGGTGGCGCTGGCGGGCAAGATCGACTGGGGCTTCCTGGAGCAGCGCCTGGGCGTGGTCTACAGCGACGGTCCGGGCCAGCCGCCGCTGCCCATCCGGCTGGTGGCGGGCCTGCTGATCCTGAAGCACATGCACAGCCTGTCCGACGAGGTGCTGGTCGCCCACTGGGTGGAGAATCCCTATTTCCAGTTCTTCTGCGGCGAGGAGGTCTTCTGTCATGACCTGCCGTTCGAGCCCTCCTCCATGTCCCGTTGGCGCCAGCGGCTGGGTCCGGAACATCTGGCGGCGCTGATCCAGGAGAGCCTGAGGGTGGCCCAGGACACCGGCGCCCTCAGCATCCGTGACCTGGAACGCGTGGTGGTGGACACCACCGTCCAGCCCAAGGCCATCGCCCACCCCACCGACGCCCGCCTGACCCACAAGGCCATCGAGAAGCTGGTCGGCTTCGCCAAGGACAACGGCATCGTCCTGCGCCAAAGCTATCTGCGCCTGGCCAAGCGCGCCGCCATCATGGTCGGCCGCTACACCCACGCCCACCAGTTCAAACGCGCCAACCGGCAACTGAAGTTCCTGCGTACCCGGCTGGGCCGTCTCATCCGCGACATCAACCGCAAGATCGCCGCCAAGGGTGATGAGGCCGCCGACCTGATGGCCCGTTACAGCCCCTTACGCGACCTGGCCGTCAAGGTCAGCATGCAGACCCAACGACAGCGCGGGCAGAAGGTCTATTCCCTCCACGCGCCCGAGGTGGAGTGCATCGGCAAGGGCAAGGCCAGCAAACCCTACGAGTTCGGCTGCAAGGTCAGTGTCGCCGTCCCCGTCACCAGGCCCAAGGGCGGCCTCTTCGTCCTTCACGCCCAGGCACTCCACGGCAACCCCTTCGACGGCCACACCCTCGCCACCGCCGTCGCCGACATCACCGCCAACACAGGCCGGGAACCGGACCGCGTCCACGTCGACAAGGGCTATCGCGGCCACAACCTGCCCAACAAGTTCAAGGTCTGGATCACCGGACAGGTCCGAAGGACAACCGCCGCCATCAAACGGGAGATGAAGCGCAGGGCCGCCGTCGAACCCATCATCGGTCACCTCAAGGCCGAGCACCGCATGGGGCGCAACTACCTCAAGGGACGCAACGGCGACCGCATCAACGCCGTCCTCGCCGCCGCCGGCTTCAACTTCCACCTCCTCGTCAGGTGGCTCAAAGCCCTTTGGCGTGTCTGCCTCTGGACGCTCCAATCCGGAAACAAAATGGCCCTGACCGGTTCCAATTAA